Proteins from a genomic interval of Croceicoccus naphthovorans:
- a CDS encoding ShlB/FhaC/HecB family hemolysin secretion/activation protein — MTKTATVRGLGALLLAGVAFAPAVAIAQDVPAGALPSREELEQGVTQGALNSLNNTAVAPDDIQRAPCPLAAPEFADITFTLGSVTFTGMEGFPADLDLSPAWSGMVGQTMRVAAVCDIRDRAATILRGKGYLAAVQVPPQTIEDGNLRLDVLAARITRLQIKGDAGPNEEILLRYLTPLTEQPVFNSQEAERTLLLTRDLPGIDSRLVLRPVEGSPGELIGEVAVRRVPFTADALVQNYNAKSTGPWSILARTRFAGMTGWGDATTLSMVWSGDFEEQMVFQASHEFRIGSDGLRVAADVTYAETDPTIGGANPFHSTTLAGTIREDYPIIRSRARNLFFGGGLDIVNQDVEFGDITLTEDRLRVAWLRADYAMIDMASANGRGGYNALEPKFGLSAGVELRQGLDILGASTDCAKNFDLCAGPDGSFTSRVDGDPTAFVLRADASVSYRPTRAITLAFQPRAQWSPHALLSYEELAGGNYTIGRGYDPGSAIGDSAVGFRSELRYGSAWPSIAGGRAVQPYAFFDAGWFWNEDTGLEDTNPQKLYSVGGGIRANLMDRFRLDAALGVPLKDTLYDPDAKGDWRALVSLSMQLAQ, encoded by the coding sequence ATGACGAAGACTGCAACCGTGCGGGGCCTTGGCGCGCTGCTTCTGGCAGGGGTGGCGTTCGCCCCCGCTGTCGCGATAGCGCAGGACGTGCCGGCAGGCGCGCTGCCATCGCGCGAAGAGCTTGAGCAGGGCGTGACCCAAGGCGCGCTGAACAGCCTGAACAACACGGCGGTTGCCCCCGACGATATCCAGCGCGCGCCGTGCCCGCTGGCCGCGCCCGAATTCGCGGACATCACCTTCACGTTGGGCAGCGTGACGTTTACAGGGATGGAGGGGTTCCCCGCCGATCTCGACCTGTCCCCCGCCTGGTCCGGGATGGTGGGGCAGACGATGCGTGTGGCCGCCGTCTGCGACATTCGCGACCGCGCTGCGACGATCCTGCGCGGCAAGGGCTATCTTGCCGCAGTGCAGGTGCCGCCGCAGACGATAGAGGACGGGAACCTGCGGCTCGACGTGCTGGCCGCACGGATCACGCGCCTGCAGATCAAGGGCGATGCGGGACCGAACGAGGAAATCCTGCTCCGCTACCTCACACCGCTGACCGAACAGCCGGTGTTCAACAGCCAGGAAGCGGAGCGCACCCTGCTGCTGACCCGCGACCTTCCGGGGATCGATTCCCGGCTCGTCTTGCGGCCGGTAGAGGGCAGCCCCGGCGAATTGATCGGCGAAGTCGCGGTTCGCCGGGTGCCGTTCACCGCTGATGCGCTGGTCCAGAATTACAACGCGAAGTCCACCGGCCCATGGTCGATCCTTGCCCGCACGCGTTTTGCGGGGATGACCGGATGGGGCGACGCGACGACGTTGTCGATGGTCTGGTCCGGCGATTTCGAGGAACAGATGGTATTTCAGGCCAGCCACGAATTCCGCATCGGCAGCGACGGCCTGCGCGTGGCGGCCGATGTGACTTATGCCGAGACCGATCCCACCATCGGCGGCGCGAACCCGTTTCACTCGACGACGCTGGCTGGGACGATCCGCGAGGACTATCCGATTATCCGCAGCCGCGCGCGCAACCTGTTCTTTGGCGGCGGTCTGGATATCGTCAATCAGGATGTAGAGTTCGGTGACATCACGCTGACCGAGGACCGGCTGCGCGTTGCATGGCTGCGCGCCGACTATGCGATGATCGACATGGCTTCGGCCAACGGACGCGGCGGGTACAACGCGCTGGAGCCGAAGTTCGGCCTGTCCGCCGGGGTGGAGCTGCGGCAGGGCCTGGATATCCTTGGCGCCAGCACCGATTGCGCCAAGAATTTCGATCTTTGCGCCGGACCGGACGGCAGCTTTACCAGCCGTGTCGATGGCGATCCGACGGCCTTCGTGCTGCGCGCCGATGCGTCGGTCAGCTATCGCCCGACCCGTGCGATCACATTGGCTTTCCAGCCGCGCGCGCAATGGTCGCCGCATGCTCTGCTGTCCTACGAGGAGCTTGCAGGCGGAAACTACACCATCGGGCGCGGTTACGATCCCGGCTCTGCCATCGGCGACAGTGCCGTCGGGTTCCGGTCCGAACTGCGCTATGGCTCGGCGTGGCCCAGCATCGCCGGTGGGCGCGCGGTGCAGCCCTATGCCTTTTTCGATGCAGGCTGGTTCTGGAACGAAGACACGGGCCTCGAAGATACCAACCCGCAAAAGCTCTATTCGGTCGGCGGCGGCATTCGCGCCAACCTAATGGACCGGTTCCGTCTGGATGCCGCACTGGGCGTGCCGCTCAAGGACACGCTCTACGATCCGGATGCCAAGGGCGACTGGCGCGCGCTGGTCAGCCTTTCGATGCAACTGGCGCAGTGA
- a CDS encoding adenylate/guanylate cyclase domain-containing protein — MPDSERPITEEEIRRKLGQTLRQLGGTRVTIAALLMVIGALVAYGSWNLPLLRDAERALYDVRAVTAAEPVDTDERITLVVYTDDTNRATGQISPVDRTVLAQALANIDTMQPKAIGIDVLFDSPQDDDPLLKETLGQMVTPTWLAYATNATNPEAITFEQQQDLDLWHADVRSDTIRSTSILLETDSDGVARRWPRHFAGLPPLMSVAMTEDAPGIDPAFAGYTGPIRYRVPVSSERPVFDKIPIDLLADPATAEFMADLIKDRYVLIGGDFADFDQFDTPFTRTGNPVTGELQTIGVEIHATMLAQLLDSVRPLLVPGWLLWVLAAASVLMGAASAAPQGGGPAVGLAMILQFSIFLALPFLLESWGYNTYELPSVGWIGGWLMGYLAIASALRVIGAAQREFAAGALGKYLPKSVASEILRNPEQLRLHGEKREIYCVFTDLEGFTKLTHAVSPEVIASLLNQYLDHLSAVVLKYGGTLDKFVGDAVVAFWGAPISKPDDGYRAAMAACAMYEAGEAFRKSVPDGVPPIGRTRVGMHYGVAIVGNFGGEGRIQYTALGDAMNTAARLEAANKALDTTVLVSGEAIEKLRSSDIIDWFVPMGRVTLRGRATPVDVFEPRPDCDPKQRDAIAALVTAHRDGDAEAVQRFTDDRARIGQQGKQDAEGAEATSVLRETALRNLIERLRQTRGGESYVIG; from the coding sequence ATGCCCGATAGCGAGAGGCCCATCACCGAGGAGGAGATCCGGCGCAAGCTGGGTCAGACCTTGCGCCAGCTCGGCGGTACGCGCGTAACGATCGCGGCGCTGTTGATGGTGATCGGCGCGCTGGTTGCTTACGGCAGTTGGAACCTGCCCTTGCTGCGCGATGCGGAACGGGCCTTGTACGATGTGCGCGCGGTGACGGCGGCAGAGCCGGTCGATACCGATGAGCGCATCACGCTGGTGGTCTATACAGACGATACCAACCGCGCGACGGGGCAGATTTCGCCGGTGGACCGCACCGTGCTGGCGCAGGCGCTGGCCAATATCGATACGATGCAGCCCAAGGCGATCGGGATCGACGTTCTGTTCGATTCGCCCCAGGACGACGATCCGCTGCTGAAGGAAACGCTGGGGCAGATGGTAACGCCGACGTGGCTGGCCTATGCGACAAACGCTACCAACCCAGAGGCGATTACCTTCGAGCAGCAGCAGGACCTGGACCTGTGGCACGCCGATGTGCGGTCGGATACGATCCGGTCGACCTCGATCCTCTTGGAAACCGACAGCGATGGTGTGGCGCGGCGCTGGCCCCGGCATTTCGCAGGTCTGCCCCCCCTGATGAGTGTGGCGATGACCGAGGATGCGCCGGGTATCGACCCGGCTTTTGCGGGCTATACCGGCCCGATCCGCTATCGCGTGCCGGTCAGTTCCGAACGCCCGGTGTTCGATAAGATCCCCATCGATTTGCTGGCCGATCCGGCGACGGCGGAGTTCATGGCCGACCTGATCAAGGACCGCTACGTCCTGATCGGCGGCGATTTTGCCGATTTCGACCAGTTCGACACGCCGTTCACCCGCACCGGCAATCCCGTAACGGGCGAATTGCAGACCATCGGCGTGGAAATCCATGCGACGATGCTGGCGCAATTGCTCGATAGTGTGCGGCCTCTGTTGGTGCCGGGCTGGTTGCTGTGGGTGCTGGCGGCGGCATCGGTGCTTATGGGGGCGGCCAGTGCCGCGCCGCAGGGCGGTGGTCCGGCGGTGGGGCTGGCGATGATCCTGCAGTTCTCGATCTTTCTGGCGCTGCCGTTCCTCCTCGAAAGCTGGGGCTACAATACGTACGAGCTGCCTTCGGTCGGGTGGATCGGGGGGTGGCTGATGGGCTATCTCGCTATCGCGTCGGCCTTGCGCGTAATCGGCGCTGCACAGCGCGAATTCGCGGCGGGTGCGCTGGGCAAGTATCTGCCGAAATCGGTGGCGAGCGAGATACTGCGCAACCCGGAGCAACTGCGTCTGCACGGTGAGAAGCGCGAAATCTATTGCGTCTTCACCGATCTCGAAGGGTTTACCAAGCTCACCCACGCGGTTTCGCCGGAAGTCATCGCCAGCCTTCTGAACCAGTACCTCGATCACCTGTCGGCGGTCGTGCTCAAATATGGTGGGACGCTGGACAAGTTCGTCGGCGATGCGGTCGTTGCCTTTTGGGGGGCGCCCATCTCCAAGCCCGACGACGGCTATCGCGCCGCAATGGCGGCCTGCGCGATGTACGAAGCGGGCGAAGCGTTTCGCAAATCGGTGCCCGACGGCGTGCCGCCCATCGGGCGGACCCGTGTGGGGATGCACTATGGCGTTGCCATCGTCGGCAATTTCGGGGGTGAGGGGCGTATTCAGTACACCGCGCTGGGCGATGCGATGAACACCGCGGCCCGGTTGGAGGCGGCGAACAAGGCGCTGGACACCACGGTTCTGGTTAGCGGCGAAGCGATTGAGAAATTGCGTAGTTCTGACATAATCGACTGGTTCGTGCCGATGGGCCGGGTGACGTTGCGGGGGCGGGCGACACCGGTCGATGTTTTCGAGCCGAGGCCCGATTGCGATCCGAAACAGCGGGATGCGATCGCGGCGCTGGTTACGGCCCATCGCGACGGGGATGCAGAGGCTGTGCAACGCTTCACAGACGACCGCGCACGAATCGGGCAACAGGGGAAACAGGACGCGGAAGGGGCAGAGGCAACTTCCGTCTTGAGGGAAACGGCGTTGCGCAACCTGATCGAACGGTTGCGCCAGACGCGAGGAGGAGAAAGCTATGTCATCGGTTAG
- a CDS encoding CHAT domain-containing protein: MRAILAFGSMLALAQPAIAQQSPLLADSFPIGGGAEALCQVQSRAESTLLSSPFDRAWAVVCRDTALPVGHIYALRGDDADTRIAAARDDFTCPEGTPEVASERVSGATEMQCVGARTGLPYTVISLDHGRARWVAEGFSAYDSALDLALRSLLTDAVQPGEVTVATASVADSEAFARIQAQTLDVRAALAEGYRRNNAGDYADAAAFFEQLGMRDTADTSASQTEYLANTALQRSNLGQFTEADILFAQADALPARDPITERKLRNFEAIHQLNQGDYAAAIARLGQPLRISIAPGGDALRQNLTFTKPLADRINTGNPIMKALGLVDDQRLTAEEHAAILDAQADHLRGSALYYQGQRAEAEAALESAQRRVVGVRGGRVVSIIRMRGQILSQLARMAEDRGDLGRAEGLLKSAVDMVAIQYPETRSLAAAQAQLASFYARHGREDEAATLYRGIVDRSLERTDGLTSLAGQMGPWFDILAGRMGSDPKASAEFLSASQILVRPGVADTQAVLARELSAGNDEAARLFRQSVSLNRSLERLRVQRAALARLEGEDAQPQQLRQTERQIADLEEQALNTTVALNNYARYRAVAQRHIGEGDLQGVLSPGEVYAKMAVLDDDVFVYVSGDDFATGYRAGVTGRELATKVAAIRDTISRFEDGNYLTSPFDVEDARALFVALFGPVSDRITGASHVVFEPDGAMLQLPPNLLIADEGSLQEYLVAMEAPDADPFDVTMIDWLGKDRMVSTAVSARAFADARALPSSDAPRSYLGMGSNATLGDAQGGFTGIRGASGASAQDCEWPLAEWNNPISSAELVTATQLVGGGTDLMTGQAFSDTAIKAREDLENFRILHFATHGLVTPPGPRCPTRPALLTSFGGSDSDGLLTFSEIFDLKLNADLVILSACDTAAAADIATTRAAGLGSGGGTALDGLVRSFVGAGGRAVLASHWPAPDDFDATTRLMQGLFEGQGQPLGTALLGAQQVLMADPLTSHPYYWSGFAIVGDAARPLLNVGG, from the coding sequence GTGCGAGCGATTCTGGCTTTTGGTTCGATGCTGGCGCTAGCGCAGCCCGCGATCGCGCAGCAGTCGCCTTTGTTGGCCGACAGTTTCCCGATCGGTGGCGGGGCCGAGGCGCTGTGCCAGGTGCAGAGCCGGGCCGAAAGCACCCTCCTTTCCAGTCCGTTCGACCGCGCGTGGGCCGTCGTCTGCCGCGATACTGCGCTGCCGGTGGGGCATATCTATGCGCTGCGGGGCGACGATGCCGATACCCGCATCGCCGCTGCGCGCGACGATTTCACGTGCCCCGAAGGCACGCCCGAAGTCGCGTCGGAACGCGTCTCGGGCGCGACTGAGATGCAGTGCGTTGGCGCGCGGACTGGCTTGCCCTATACTGTGATCTCGCTCGACCACGGTCGTGCGCGCTGGGTTGCCGAGGGTTTCAGCGCCTATGACAGCGCTCTCGATCTTGCGCTACGTTCGTTGCTGACTGATGCGGTGCAGCCCGGTGAGGTGACGGTTGCCACCGCGTCCGTTGCTGACAGCGAGGCTTTTGCACGCATTCAGGCGCAGACGCTGGACGTTCGGGCCGCGCTGGCGGAAGGGTATCGTCGCAACAACGCGGGCGATTATGCCGATGCCGCGGCGTTTTTCGAACAGCTGGGCATGCGCGACACGGCGGATACCAGCGCTTCGCAGACCGAGTATCTTGCCAACACCGCACTGCAACGGTCGAACCTCGGCCAGTTTACCGAAGCCGACATCTTGTTTGCGCAAGCCGATGCTTTGCCCGCGCGCGATCCGATTACCGAACGCAAGCTGCGCAATTTTGAGGCGATTCATCAGCTTAATCAGGGCGATTACGCCGCCGCCATCGCGCGGCTGGGCCAGCCGCTGCGTATCTCGATCGCGCCGGGCGGCGATGCGCTTCGCCAGAACCTGACCTTTACCAAGCCTCTGGCGGACCGGATCAATACTGGCAACCCGATCATGAAGGCGCTGGGCCTTGTCGACGATCAGCGGCTCACGGCAGAGGAACACGCCGCCATTCTCGATGCGCAGGCGGACCACTTGCGCGGGTCGGCGCTCTATTACCAAGGCCAGAGAGCGGAGGCGGAGGCTGCGCTGGAATCGGCGCAGCGCCGCGTCGTCGGCGTGCGCGGCGGGCGTGTGGTTTCGATCATCCGAATGCGCGGTCAGATCCTGTCGCAACTGGCGCGCATGGCAGAGGATCGGGGCGACCTTGGCCGTGCGGAGGGCTTGCTGAAGTCGGCGGTCGACATGGTCGCGATCCAGTATCCCGAAACCCGCAGCCTCGCCGCCGCACAGGCGCAGCTCGCGTCGTTCTATGCCCGTCACGGGCGAGAGGACGAAGCGGCGACGCTTTATCGCGGTATTGTCGACCGTTCGCTGGAACGGACCGACGGACTGACCAGTCTTGCCGGGCAAATGGGTCCGTGGTTCGATATTCTGGCGGGCCGGATGGGCAGCGATCCCAAGGCATCGGCAGAGTTCCTCTCGGCCTCGCAAATACTAGTGCGGCCCGGCGTCGCCGATACGCAGGCGGTGCTGGCGCGTGAACTGTCGGCTGGCAATGACGAGGCGGCTCGGCTGTTTCGCCAATCGGTCAGCCTGAACCGCTCGCTCGAACGCCTTCGCGTACAGCGTGCTGCGCTGGCCCGGCTGGAGGGCGAGGATGCCCAGCCGCAGCAGTTGCGCCAGACCGAGCGGCAGATCGCCGATCTGGAAGAGCAGGCGCTGAACACCACCGTCGCACTCAACAACTATGCGCGTTACCGCGCCGTGGCGCAGCGGCATATCGGGGAAGGCGACCTGCAAGGCGTGCTGTCGCCGGGCGAGGTCTATGCCAAGATGGCCGTGCTTGACGACGACGTGTTCGTCTATGTCTCGGGCGACGATTTTGCGACCGGCTATCGCGCCGGGGTCACCGGTCGGGAACTCGCCACCAAGGTCGCGGCAATCCGCGATACGATCTCGCGCTTCGAGGATGGCAATTACCTGACTTCGCCCTTTGACGTCGAAGATGCGCGCGCGCTTTTTGTCGCACTGTTCGGTCCGGTTTCGGACCGGATTACCGGGGCTAGCCATGTCGTATTCGAACCCGATGGCGCGATGCTGCAACTGCCGCCGAACCTGCTGATCGCCGACGAAGGCTCTTTGCAGGAATATCTCGTCGCGATGGAGGCACCCGATGCCGACCCGTTCGACGTGACGATGATCGACTGGCTGGGCAAGGACCGGATGGTTTCCACCGCCGTCTCCGCCCGTGCCTTCGCCGATGCTCGCGCGCTGCCGTCGTCCGATGCGCCGCGCAGCTATCTCGGCATGGGCAGCAACGCCACGCTGGGCGATGCGCAAGGCGGCTTCACCGGCATTCGCGGGGCTTCGGGCGCCAGCGCGCAGGATTGCGAATGGCCGCTGGCCGAATGGAACAACCCGATCAGTTCGGCGGAACTCGTCACCGCGACGCAGCTTGTAGGTGGCGGGACCGACCTGATGACCGGGCAGGCTTTCAGTGACACCGCGATCAAGGCACGCGAAGACCTTGAAAACTTCCGCATCCTGCACTTCGCGACCCATGGCCTCGTCACGCCGCCGGGGCCGCGTTGCCCGACGCGTCCGGCGCTGTTGACCAGCTTTGGCGGGTCGGATTCGGATGGGTTGCTGACTTTCTCTGAAATCTTCGACCTGAAGCTGAATGCCGATCTGGTGATCCTGTCGGCCTGCGACACGGCGGCGGCGGCGGACATCGCCACGACGCGGGCGGCGGGTCTCGGTTCAGGCGGCGGCACGGCGCTGGATGGGCTGGTGCGCAGCTTCGTCGGGGCAGGCGGGCGTGCAGTTCTGGCCAGCCACTGGCCCGCGCCCGACGATTTCGACGCAACGACGCGATTGATGCAGGGCCTGTTCGAAGGGCAGGGCCAGCCGCTGGGCACGGCATTGCTGGGCGCACAGCAGGTGTTGATGGCCGATCCGCTGACATCGCATCCCTATTACTGGTCGGGTTTCGCCATCGTTGGCGACGCGGCCCGCCCGCTGCTGAACGTGGGCGGCTGA
- the cobT gene encoding cobaltochelatase subunit CobT, translating to MADQSSLDKFRSALTVTARAVARDAELEVNWTSEAPSQAGSTVRVPMPGRKLEAGPVAAARGVADSFALKNRHHDAAAHRKSRPMEPVAGQVFDTLEQVRWEALGANTMAGTRANLAAALDRRLANDPILRADKAEDVPLATALALMAREALTGEAPPQEARAGLNLRRAAIESAIGDDFAGLAEVIGDQAAFSQKLRGLLEHLELIVTDPEDAAPDGDSDEPEGDNEIEQDDEDDVASDSDARAEPAPSDVTEGESEDGEGETDGEEGESDFEPGEGDPDGMMPVRPNRPWTDIPDDFDYRAFTTDFDEVVGAVDLCDEEELGRLRTYLDAQLKGLQGVVTKLANRLQRRLMAQQNRSWDFDQEEGLLDAARLARVVISPGHSLSYKVERDQEFKDTIVTLLIDNSGSMRGRPISIAAISADVLARTLERCGVKTEILGFTTRAWKGGQSREQWLAKGKSQNPGRLNDLRHIVYKQADEPWRRARRNLGLMMREGLLKENIDGEALMWAHSRLLARPEDRRILMVISDGAPVDDSTLSVNNAGYLEQHLRKVIDWIEKKSPVQLVAIGIGHDVTRYYRRAVTIMDAEQLGGTMIEQLAGLFEGEDR from the coding sequence TTGGCCGACCAGTCCTCTCTCGACAAGTTCCGCTCCGCCCTGACCGTGACGGCCCGTGCCGTCGCGCGCGATGCAGAGCTTGAGGTGAACTGGACCAGCGAAGCGCCGTCGCAGGCGGGCAGCACCGTTCGCGTGCCAATGCCCGGCCGCAAGCTGGAGGCAGGGCCGGTCGCCGCCGCGCGCGGCGTGGCCGACAGTTTCGCGCTGAAGAATCGCCACCACGACGCTGCCGCCCACCGCAAGTCCCGCCCGATGGAGCCGGTCGCGGGGCAGGTCTTCGACACGCTGGAACAGGTTCGCTGGGAAGCGCTGGGCGCGAATACCATGGCGGGGACGCGCGCCAACCTTGCCGCCGCGCTCGATCGGCGCTTGGCGAACGACCCGATCCTGCGCGCCGACAAGGCGGAGGATGTTCCACTGGCCACCGCGCTGGCGCTGATGGCGCGAGAGGCGCTGACCGGCGAAGCTCCGCCGCAAGAGGCGCGCGCCGGGCTTAACCTGCGCCGTGCCGCGATCGAAAGCGCGATCGGCGACGATTTCGCCGGCCTTGCCGAAGTCATCGGTGACCAGGCGGCGTTTTCGCAGAAATTGCGCGGCCTGCTCGAACACCTTGAACTGATCGTCACCGACCCGGAAGACGCCGCCCCCGATGGCGACAGCGACGAGCCGGAGGGTGACAACGAGATCGAGCAGGACGACGAGGATGACGTCGCCAGCGATTCCGATGCCCGCGCCGAACCCGCGCCCAGCGATGTGACAGAGGGCGAGAGCGAGGACGGCGAAGGCGAGACCGACGGCGAGGAAGGCGAATCCGATTTCGAACCGGGTGAGGGCGATCCCGACGGCATGATGCCCGTCCGGCCCAACCGGCCGTGGACCGATATTCCCGACGACTTCGACTATCGCGCTTTCACCACCGATTTCGACGAGGTCGTCGGCGCGGTGGACCTTTGTGACGAGGAAGAGCTGGGCCGCTTGCGCACCTATCTGGATGCGCAGTTGAAGGGCCTGCAGGGCGTAGTGACCAAGCTCGCCAATCGTTTGCAACGCCGCTTGATGGCGCAGCAGAACCGCAGCTGGGATTTCGATCAGGAAGAAGGCTTGCTGGATGCCGCGCGGCTGGCCCGCGTCGTGATCAGCCCCGGCCACTCGTTGAGTTATAAGGTCGAGCGGGATCAGGAATTCAAGGACACCATCGTCACCCTGCTGATCGACAATTCCGGCTCGATGCGGGGCCGCCCGATTTCCATCGCGGCAATCAGCGCCGACGTGCTGGCTCGCACGCTGGAGCGCTGCGGCGTGAAGACCGAAATCCTTGGCTTTACCACCCGCGCATGGAAGGGCGGGCAGAGCCGGGAGCAGTGGCTGGCCAAGGGCAAGTCGCAGAACCCCGGCCGCCTAAACGATCTGCGCCATATCGTATACAAACAGGCGGATGAGCCGTGGCGGCGTGCCCGCCGCAACCTTGGCCTGATGATGCGCGAAGGGCTGCTGAAGGAGAACATCGACGGAGAGGCGCTGATGTGGGCGCACTCCCGCCTGCTGGCCCGACCGGAAGATCGTCGCATCCTGATGGTCATTTCCGACGGCGCGCCGGTCGACGATTCGACCTTGAGCGTGAACAATGCTGGCTATCTTGAGCAGCACTTGCGCAAGGTAATTGACTGGATCGAAAAGAAATCGCCGGTTCAGCTGGTCGCAATCGGCATCGGACACGACGTCACTCGGTACTACAGGCGCGCGGTGACGATCATGGATGCCGAACAACTGGGCGGCACGATGATCGAACAATTGGCGGGCTTGTTTGAGGGGGAAGACCGCTAG
- the fsa gene encoding fructose-6-phosphate aldolase, whose amino-acid sequence MKFFADTAEIADIKDLAATGLLDGVTTNPSLIAKSGRDFMEVTKEICAIVDGPVSAEVVALDHETMMKEAEVLRKLADNVCIKVPLTIDGLKTCKALTGEGTMVNVTLCFSANQALLAAKAGATFVSPFVGRHDDNGFDGMDLIRDIRLIYDNYAYETEILVASVRHVTHVLESARIGADVMTAPPSVIKALFKHVLTDKGIEGFLADWAKTGQSIL is encoded by the coding sequence ATGAAATTCTTTGCCGACACCGCCGAAATCGCCGATATCAAGGACCTTGCCGCGACCGGCCTGCTGGATGGCGTGACCACCAACCCCAGCCTGATCGCCAAATCGGGCCGCGACTTCATGGAAGTCACCAAGGAAATCTGCGCCATCGTCGATGGTCCCGTCAGCGCGGAAGTCGTCGCGCTCGACCACGAAACGATGATGAAAGAGGCCGAAGTCCTGCGCAAGCTGGCCGACAACGTCTGCATCAAGGTGCCGCTGACGATCGACGGGTTGAAGACCTGCAAGGCGCTGACTGGCGAAGGCACGATGGTCAACGTGACCCTGTGCTTCTCGGCCAATCAGGCGTTGCTTGCAGCCAAGGCTGGCGCGACCTTCGTGTCGCCGTTCGTGGGTCGCCACGACGATAACGGATTCGACGGTATGGACCTGATCCGCGACATTCGCCTGATCTATGACAACTATGCCTATGAGACCGAGATTCTCGTAGCTTCGGTGCGTCACGTGACCCACGTGCTGGAAAGTGCGCGGATCGGTGCCGATGTGATGACCGCGCCGCCTTCGGTCATCAAGGCGCTGTTCAAGCATGTGCTGACCGACAAGGGCATCGAAGGCTTTCTCGCCGACTGGGCCAAGACCGGCCAATCCATCCTGTAA
- a CDS encoding DUF4197 domain-containing protein, with product MNFETPAESSITDTVSSRRRFLGFAGIGAAALTLPGCASYGGFSFVEAIRRLLTLSSERAFDRLLATNGFYDSQVARLQLDQFLGARGSVLSSILTSGLVKDRLYRGLSDVAVKGAMRAAPAIADTIRVVGISNAIDIVRGGPTAATGFLRQNMGQRLIDVMLPEIGDALDLVSDPVIGTALSALTGTNLQNVVYGLTDAAEETIWTEMGNEESGIRANPGQTNDPLLIGVFGVA from the coding sequence ATGAATTTTGAAACCCCTGCCGAATCCTCGATCACCGACACTGTTTCCAGCCGCCGCCGCTTTCTCGGTTTCGCCGGGATCGGTGCCGCTGCGCTGACGCTGCCGGGGTGTGCCAGCTATGGCGGGTTCAGTTTTGTCGAGGCGATCCGCCGTTTGCTGACCCTGTCGTCGGAGCGTGCTTTCGACCGCCTCCTGGCCACCAACGGGTTTTACGACAGCCAGGTCGCGCGCCTGCAACTCGATCAGTTCCTTGGCGCGCGGGGTAGCGTGCTGTCCTCGATCCTCACGTCTGGTCTGGTGAAAGACCGGCTCTATCGCGGCCTGTCCGATGTCGCGGTAAAGGGCGCGATGCGCGCCGCGCCCGCGATTGCCGATACGATCCGCGTCGTCGGCATCTCCAACGCCATTGATATCGTGCGCGGCGGGCCGACGGCGGCGACCGGGTTCCTGCGCCAGAACATGGGCCAGCGCCTGATCGATGTGATGCTGCCGGAAATCGGCGATGCGCTCGACCTTGTCAGCGATCCGGTGATCGGCACCGCGCTCTCGGCGCTGACCGGCACGAACCTGCAGAACGTGGTCTATGGCCTGACCGACGCGGCGGAAGAGACGATCTGGACCGAAATGGGCAATGAAGAGTCGGGTATCCGCGCCAATCCGGGCCAGACCAACGATCCGCTGCTGATCGGGGTATTTGGCGTCGCCTGA